DNA sequence from the Spodoptera frugiperda isolate SF20-4 chromosome 15, AGI-APGP_CSIRO_Sfru_2.0, whole genome shotgun sequence genome:
TGGCATCAAGAACATGACCACAACTGGGGCAGACATGACAACCATAACCAAAATTATGATCAACACACTCACGCTCATCATTCTCACGATCACCATGACCAACAAGgtcatcatcatgatcatcacACGCACCACAGTCAAGACTGTCATGATCATCATAGTCCAGTCCATTATGATCATTATGGTCATCACAGTCAGGATCAATATGTTCATCACGGGCATGACCACAATGATCATCATGGAGATGATAATCAGCATCATCACAGTCATGATAATCAGCATCATCACAGTCATGATCACCATTATCATCACAGTTCTGAAAACTATGAGCACCACAATCAAGGTCACTATGATCATCACAGTCATCAGACCCATGATTACCACCACAAATCACACGACCACTACCAACAACCAACACACATTACCGAGAATACTAGTCATATACAACACATTGAGTCTGTTTATAGAATAGACGATCAGAGACATGATCACAATTACCATGACAATTCAGATACAAACGCACAAAACTTTCACGCAATACATAAAGTATTAGAACAACATGTTCAAGAGAAGAAAGTTAAGAAACGCAGCCGCCGCAGACGACTACATCGCATAGATGTTTATAAAGAACGCATTATGAATGGGGAGGTGTCTGGAAGTGAGAGTGACGTCTCCGAAGACATAATGCCAAGGCACCCTTACGATGGCTTCTACTTAAGGCACAGGGTCACTGTGGACGCTCGAGGACGGAAAGTGTGCTCGCACGAAGTACCACCCACTCCATCTCCTTCTCCCCCACCGGACTCACCAGTTCACGATGACTTACTACTACCAGAAGAAGAACCAATACCAATGGACACTAATGTTTCAGATGAACAAGTAAGTTACACAACGAATTGACACTCGACGTTCTCAGGTAAAACTATTTTGTTGTTACTAAGCTTAAGTGCCAAAGTGTTTGCCATTATACCGTAAGTACAGATTGTAGACTAGCTTCGCATGCTCACCACTTGATTGTACTCTGCACGTACTAAACTATTTCTTAACATTCTTCCTttagaaatgtaataataattaaaatgtagtcGTATTGTTCGTTAGTTTTAACCCTGGTAACTACATAAGAATAACCTCTGTTACAGAGTGGTGTGGCTGGCAATCTTGCTCGCGTGCTGCCGGGCGCTGCAGGCCAGCGTGAGGCCTTGGATGAGCTGTCGCGTCGTCAGGGCTGGGAGGCCGGCAACATTGACTACATGGGCGCCGATTCCTTTGCTAACATTTGGGCAAAGATCTCACAAACACTGAGCAAGCCCCGCACCTCACCTCCTAAACAGTCTCCTCCTAGGGAAGCAACCCCACAACCAGCTCCTGAGCAAGTTGTAGTTCAGTCTGGAGAAGTAGTGCAGGAACCAGTGGCGGAACAAGTCGAAGTGGCAAAGGAAGCGGTTCCAGCGGAGAGCGCTGCTCCTGCAGCAGAAGAGGCAGCACCTGCACCATTACTGACGTCACATTGGCCAGCAGAGCCTGAACCTGCACCAGTAGAAACCGCCCCTGCACCAGTTGAGGCAGCAGCACCAGTTGAGGCATCACCTGCACCTGTTGAGGCTGCACCTGCACCTGTAGAGGCTGCACCTGCACCTGTAGAGGCCGCACCTGCACCTGTAGAGGCCGCACCTGCACCTGTTGAGGCTGCACCTGCACCTGTAGAAGCTGCTCCCGCACCTGTAGAAGCTGCTCCCGCACCTGTAGAAGCTGCTCCCGCCCCTGTAGAGGCTGCTCCCGCACCTGCGCCAGTTGAGGCTATTCCTGCACCCGTAGAAGCTGCGCCTGCTGCAGCGGAAGCCGCAGTAGCCCCCGTAGAAGCTGCTCCAGCTCCAGTTGAGTCTGCAGCTGCGCCAGCAGAAGTGGTGCCTACTACAGTTGAGGCGGTATCTGCACCAGCAGAGGCACCAGTTGAAGCAGCTCCCGCAGCAGCAGACGTTGCTGAAGTACCTGTGACAGTTGAAGCTGTAACACCAGCTGAAGCTCCGGCTCCGGTTGCCGAAGTACCTGTAACAGTAGAGTCCGCAGCACCTGTAGAAGCTGCTGCCCCAGCACAAGAGCCAGTCGCTGCCCCGGAGGTAGCTCCACCAAGTGAAGTTCCTGTATCTGTGGAAGCCATTGTCCCAGAAGTATCTGCGCCAGCAGTTGTTGCCCCTGCAGAAGCTCCCGCTGCAGCAGCAGTGCAGTCAGAAGCCCCGAAGACCCCTGAAGCTGTGAATGTTGCGCAAAAGACTGAAGACTCGCCTGTGCAAAGCAGCCCGGCGCTATCAGCTTCGGACAGCCCGCCCCTGGCCAACACCCCGTCCAAGGAAGAGGCAGCGCCCCTAGCTCCCGCTGCTAAATGTGAGTATACGTACAAAGGCGAGCGCGCCACGAACAGATAACAGCTTTGCACTGTTTCTCACAGAGTTCATTTTGCAGTTTTCAGACTTGTACTAATACGTTTATAGTTTAGCTGCATCCGTTTTACGTGGCCCGGTCTGCTGATGTATGTGAATAGTTTAGAAGGCCGTCACGTAACTCGATGTGTCCACTTGTTTTCTTTTGTGCCGTTTTGTGATGtttggttttatgtttatttatcagCATAAGTTTCAATTCGTTGTTATTTCACCCAGCTTCCGAGGAGGCAGCGCAAGAGACGCGGCTTTGATAGATcaggtaataattattattttacttggaCTCAACGCGACTTCATAATCGCGTTAAAGGGTTCTGGGTTACCGTCGGTGGAGGAACTGTATATGTCTGTGAATAAAGCTTCGACATTCTGTGAAGTCTACCAATCCTAGACACGACTCTTGACTTTCCGTCTGACAAAAATGTCTCTctaaaaaaatttaattgaaattcttCATTGTTGTTTATTCGCTTTCGTACAGAAATATTTCGTGGTTGTTGGGTTGCGTCCAAGTAGATGCAGATTGTAGGGATACTTCGTCGAACACTCATAAAGCTATTTCTGGAGAAAATATAGCGGTTCCtctaaattgttattataaatgtcaaattaattaGCTGAATGAGTTGTTACTGTGCAGTTGCATCCGATATTCTTTGATGCAACTACGCATGTCTGTGTGATGCACCATGGAGCTGGTTGCAACTTCGGAGAGGTATTTACAGTATAAGCATACGCCTCTGGACGAAGTTGTAACAGTTTATTTCGATGctttatgtacatttttgtTTACGCACATTGCAAGGAACATTATTCAAGCTTCTCATAGCGACACATCTTCACGTAGATTGCGCACAATTTCGTTCACACCATATAGAACCTTATTATACGTAATTAAAACTAAGTACCTATTCACATGGACACTGTTACTTCGACCTATATAAAAATGAAGTGAATTGCCCTCCCTGCCAAAATATTGATtccaagaataaaataataatccttGTAATGGTCATTGAAGCTTTGAAACTGACTTCACTAAACTGACACAGTCTAACTTTCCGCTTGCATCGTTTCAAATTAACCAGTAGCTATGTTTTCCCTCGACTTTGTTCCAGGCCCTAACCGAGCTTGCTCTCTAATGTGACCGCCATACTAACGCCACGTCTTATCGCTCGAGAGAATAAAGGCGAGAATAAAATTGGTTGTGTAGCCGAGGAGCGTCGTAAGCCGGCGGGCAAGCTGAAGCTCAGCCCCCCTGCCGCCGCCGACCCGCTCCCCACGCCCGACAGCGAGCTCGAGGACGCGGCCGCGCTCGCCTCCGACATCATCGCGCGGGAGCTGCTCACGCCAACCGTCACCGCCGCTTCCCCGCCCGTCGCCGAGTCGCCCGCCGCGCCCGAGAACTCCCGCCTGGCCGTGGAGGAGCCCGAGGTGCCCACGCCGCCCGTCGGCGCAGTATCACTAGCACAGATTGGCGTCAAAGTTCCGCCTAAGGGCAAGTCCACTACAGCAGCGCAGATAGAGTCTTCAATAACGGAGACGGTTACGCCGCCGACGCCCGATGCTCCCACAGCCCCTGAGACTCCTGCAACCCCGACGCCAGCGCCGTCGCCGGCTCAGCCCAGTCCGCCATCAGACGCCCCCAAGAAAAAGATAGTGAAGAAAGTGGTGAAGAAGGACAAGGAGGGCGCTGCCGGCGGCGACGCGCCCGTCCCGCCGCCGCGCAAGAAGGAGAAGAAGCCCAAAGAGAAGTGAGCGGTGGCGACTCGCTCCCGATAGTTCCTCTGTGCCATAATCGTAGCCTTTCTATGTTTAATgtctacttatttaattttcgaataATTATGCTTTTATGTATCGCGTaattttttactataatattatgttagagTTAATTTATACTCACCATCACGCGGCAAATGTATTGTTTCGTTTGATTTTATAtctttactttttcttttattaattttatcattaataatgtttttaacagTGATGATAATcggttatattgttttaaaacttgaTCTACCAAAGGACGAGacgtattta
Encoded proteins:
- the LOC118269648 gene encoding titin-like isoform X5 — its product is MFSKHSRKDSKVAEVEVADTHEGPPALPPHDVGQQFHYQPTPDPESEFTWHHPVTETKEEIRKKEIDITEFFDPWTIYRGHIPPNTKEEVSHHEELARIDDHEEIRKYAWEYQAQGPPPTYTEHNPNHDRQHYTDNWQHNIQHGHRQDQQQHQSHWHQEHDHNWGRHDNHNQNYDQHTHAHHSHDHHDQQGHHHDHHTHHSQDCHDHHSPVHYDHYGHHSQDQYVHHGHDHNDHHGDDNQHHHSHDNQHHHSHDHHYHHSSENYEHHNQGHYDHHSHQTHDYHHKSHDHYQQPTHITENTSHIQHIESVYRIDDQRHDHNYHDNSDTNAQNFHAIHKVLEQHVQEKKVKKRSRRRRLHRIDVYKERIMNGEVSGSESDVSEDIMPRHPYDGFYLRHRVTVDARGRKVCSHEVPPTPSPSPPPDSPVHDDLLLPEEEPIPMDTNVSDEQSGVAGNLARVLPGAAGQREALDELSRRQGWEAGNIDYMGADSFANIWAKISQTLSKPRTSPPKQSPPREATPQPAPEQVVVQSGEVVQEPVAEQVEVAKEAVPAESAAPAAEEAAPAPLLTSHWPAEPEPAPVETAPAPVEAAAPVEASPAPVEAAPAPVEAAPAPVEAAPAPVEAAPAPVEAAPAPVEAAPAPVEAAPAPVEAAPAPVEAAPAPAPVEAIPAPVEAAPAAAEAAVAPVEAAPAPVESAAAPAEVVPTTVEAVSAPAEAPVEAAPAAADVAEVPVTVEAVTPAEAPAPVAEVPVTVESAAPVEAAAPAQEPVAAPEVAPPSEVPVSVEAIVPEVSAPAVVAPAEAPAAAAVQSEAPKTPEAVNVAQKTEDSPVQSSPALSASDSPPLANTPSKEEAAPLAPAAKSEERRKPAGKLKLSPPAAADPLPTPDSELEDAAALASDIIARELLTPTVTAASPPVAESPAAPENSRLAVEEPEVPTPPVGAVSLAQIGVKVPPKGKSTTAAQIESSITETVTPPTPDAPTAPETPATPTPAPSPAQPSPPSDAPKKKIVKKVVKKDKEGAAGGDAPVPPPRKKEKKPKEK
- the LOC118269648 gene encoding uncharacterized protein LOC118269648 isoform X2, producing the protein MSSRAWVTLATNDSYGLGALVLAHSLRRVGSSYPAVVLITPSVTDPMRERLGGVFAEVITVDVLDSQDAAHLALLQRPELGITFTKIHCWNLTQYEKCVFLDADTLVVQNCDELFEREQLSAAPDVGWPDCFNSGVFVFSPSVDTFTKLIAFAQERGSFDGGDQGLLNSFFSDWARGDINKHLPFLYNVTSAAFYSYLPALKHYGQNLKIIHFIGAAKPWLQQFNFESGSVDAPDHIRGFLQLWWDLFVGQVHSQLDTGMVEVADTHEGPPALPPHDVGQQFHYQPTPDPESEFTWHHPVTETKEEIRKKEIDITEFFDPWTIYRGHIPPNTKEEVSHHEELARIDDHEEIRKYAWEYQAQGPPPTYTEHNPNHDRQHYTDNWQHNIQHGHRQDQQQHQSHWHQEHDHNWGRHDNHNQNYDQHTHAHHSHDHHDQQGHHHDHHTHHSQDCHDHHSPVHYDHYGHHSQDQYVHHGHDHNDHHGDDNQHHHSHDNQHHHSHDHHYHHSSENYEHHNQGHYDHHSHQTHDYHHKSHDHYQQPTHITENTSHIQHIESVYRIDDQRHDHNYHDNSDTNAQNFHAIHKVLEQHVQEKKVKKRSRRRRLHRIDVYKERIMNGEVSGSESDVSEDIMPRHPYDGFYLRHRVTVDARGRKVCSHEVPPTPSPSPPPDSPVHDDLLLPEEEPIPMDTNVSDEQSGVAGNLARVLPGAAGQREALDELSRRQGWEAGNIDYMGADSFANIWAKISQTLSKPRTSPPKQSPPREATPQPAPEQVVVQSGEVVQEPVAEQVEVAKEAVPAESAAPAAEEAAPAPLLTSHWPAEPEPAPVETAPAPVEAAAPVEASPAPVEAAPAPVEAAPAPVEAAPAPVEAAPAPVEAAPAPVEAAPAPVEAAPAPVEAAPAPVEAAPAPAPVEAIPAPVEAAPAPVESAAAPAEVVPTTVEAVSAPAEAPVEAAPAAADVAEVPVTVEAVTPAEAPAPVAEVPVTVESAAPVEAAAPAQEPVAAPEVAPPSEVPVSVEAIVPEVSAPAVVAPAEAPAAAAVQSEAPKTPEAVNVAQKTEDSPVQSSPALSASDSPPLANTPSKEEAAPLAPAAKSEERRKPAGKLKLSPPAAADPLPTPDSELEDAAALASDIIARELLTPTVTAASPPVAESPAAPENSRLAVEEPEVPTPPVGAVSLAQIGVKVPPKGKSTTAAQIESSITETVTPPTPDAPTAPETPATPTPAPSPAQPSPPSDAPKKKIVKKVVKKDKEGAAGGDAPVPPPRKKEKKPKEK
- the LOC118269648 gene encoding uncharacterized protein LOC118269648 isoform X4, yielding MSSRAWVTLATNDSYGLGALVLAHSLRRVGSSYPAVVLITPSVTDPMRERLGGVFAEVITVDVLDSQDAAHLALLQRPELGITFTKIHCWNLTQYEKCVFLDADTLVVQNCDELFEREQLSAAPDVGWPDCFNSGVFVFSPSVDTFTKLIAFAQERGSFDGGDQGLLNSFFSDWARGDINKHLPFLYNVTSAAFYSYLPALKHYGQNLKIIHFIGAAKPWLQQFNFESGSVDAPDHIRGFLQLWWDLFVGQVHSQLDTGMVEVADTHEGPPALPPHDVGQQFHYQPTPDPESEFTWHHPVTETKEEIRKKEIDITEFFDPWTIYRGHIPPNTKEEVSHHEELARIDDHEEIRKYAWEYQAQGPPPTYTEHNPNHDRQHYTDNWQHNIQHGHRQDQQQHQSHWHQEHDHNWGRHDNHNQNYDQHTHAHHSHDHHDQQGHHHDHHTHHSQDCHDHHSPVHYDHYGHHSQDQYVHHGHDHNDHHGDDNQHHHSHDNQHHHSHDHHYHHSSENYEHHNQGHYDHHSHQTHDYHHKSHDHYQQPTHITENTSHIQHIESVYRIDDQRHDHNYHDNSDTNAQNFHAIHKVLEQHVQEKKVKKRSRRRRLHRIDVYKERIMNGEVSGSESDVSEDIMPRHPYDGFYLRHRVTVDARGRKVCSHEVPPTPSPSPPPDSPVHDDLLLPEEEPIPMDTNVSDEQSGVAGNLARVLPGAAGQREALDELSRRQGWEAGNIDYMGADSFANIWAKISQTLSKPRTSPPKQSPPREATPQPAPEQVVVQSGEVVQEPVAEQVEVAKEAVPAESAAPAAEEAAPAPLLTSHWPAEPEPAPVETAPAPVEAAAPVEASPAPVEAAPAPVEAAPAPVEAAPAPVEAAPAPVEAAPAPVEAAPAPVEAAPAPVEAAPAPVEAAPAPAPVEAIPAPVEAAPAAAEAAVAPVEAAPAPVESAAAPAEVVPTTVEAVSAPAEAPVEAAPAAADVAEVPVTVEAVTPAEAPAPVAEVPVTVESAAPVEAAAPAQEPVAAPEVAPPSEVPVSVEAIVPEVSAPAVVAPAEAPAAAAVQSEAPKTPEAVNVAQKTEDSPVQSSPALSASDSPPLANTPSKEEAAPLAPAAKCPNRACSLM
- the LOC118269648 gene encoding uncharacterized protein LOC118269648 isoform X3; translated protein: MSSRAWVTLATNDSYGLGALVLAHSLRRVGSSYPAVVLITPSVTDPMRERLGGVFAEVITVDVLDSQDAAHLALLQRPELGITFTKIHCWNLTQYEKCVFLDADTLVVQNCDELFEREQLSAAPDVGWPDCFNSGVFVFSPSVDTFTKLIAFAQERGSFDGGDQGLLNSFFSDWARGDINKHLPFLYNVTSAAFYSYLPALKHYGQNLKIIHFIGAAKPWLQQFNFESGSVDAPDHIRGFLQLWWDLFVGQVHSQLDTGMVEVADTHEGPPALPPHDVGQQFHYQPTPDPESEFTWHHPVTETKEEIRKKEIDITEFFDPWTIYRGHIPPNTKEEVSHHEELARIDDHEEIRKYAWEYQAQGPPPTYTEHNPNHDRQHYTDNWQHNIQHGHRQDQQQHQSHWHQEHDHNWGRHDNHNQNYDQHTHAHHSHDHHDQQGHHHDHHTHHSQDCHDHHSPVHYDHYGHHSQDQYVHHGHDHNDHHGDDNQHHHSHDNQHHHSHDHHYHHSSENYEHHNQGHYDHHSHQTHDYHHKSHDHYQQPTHITENTSHIQHIESVYRIDDQRHDHNYHDNSDTNAQNFHAIHKVLEQHVQEKKVKKRSRRRRLHRIDVYKERIMNGEVSGSESDVSEDIMPRHPYDGFYLRHRVTVDARGRKVCSHEVPPTPSPSPPPDSPVHDDLLLPEEEPIPMDTNVSDEQSGVAGNLARVLPGAAGQREALDELSRRQGWEAGNIDYMGADSFANIWAKISQTLSKPRTSPPKQSPPREATPQPAPEQVVVQSGEVVQEPVAEQVEVAKEAVPAESAAPAAEEAAPAPLLTSHWPAEPEPAPVETAPAPVEAAAPVEASPAPVEAAPAPVEAAPAPVEAAPAPVEAAPAPVEAAPAPVEAAPAPVEAAPAPVEAAPAPVEAAPAPAPVEAIPAPVEAAPAAAEAAVAPVEAAPAPVESAAAPAEVVPTTVEAVSAPAEAPVEAAPAAADVAEVPVTVEAVTPAEAPAPVAEVPVTVESAAPVEAAAPAQEPVAAPEVAPPSEVPVSVEAIVPEVSAPAVVAPAEAPAAAAVQSEAPKTPEAVNVAQKTEDSPVQSSPALSASDSPPLANTPSKEEAAPLAPAAKSSEEAAQETRL
- the LOC118269648 gene encoding glycogenin-2-like isoform X8; translation: MSSRAWVTLATNDSYGLGALVLAHSLRRVGSSYPAVVLITPSVTDPMRERLGGVFAEVITVDVLDSQDAAHLALLQRPELGITFTKIHCWNLTQYEKCVFLDADTLVVQNCDELFEREQLSAAPDVGWPDCFNSGVFVFSPSVDTFTKLIAFAQERGSFDGGDQGLLNSFFSDWARGDINKHLPFLYNVTSAAFYSYLPALKHYGQNLKIIHFIGAAKPWLQQFNFESGSVDAPDHIRGFLQLWWDLFVGQVHSQLDTGMSGVAGNLARVLPGAAGQREALDELSRRQGWEAGNIDYMGADSFANIWAKISQTLSKPRTSPPKQSPPREATPQPAPEQVVVQSGEVVQEPVAEQVEVAKEAVPAESAAPAAEEAAPAPLLTSHWPAEPEPAPVETAPAPVEAAAPVEASPAPVEAAPAPVEAAPAPVEAAPAPVEAAPAPVEAAPAPVEAAPAPVEAAPAPVEAAPAPVEAAPAPAPVEAIPAPVEAAPAAAEAAVAPVEAAPAPVESAAAPAEVVPTTVEAVSAPAEAPVEAAPAAADVAEVPVTVEAVTPAEAPAPVAEVPVTVESAAPVEAAAPAQEPVAAPEVAPPSEVPVSVEAIVPEVSAPAVVAPAEAPAAAAVQSEAPKTPEAVNVAQKTEDSPVQSSPALSASDSPPLANTPSKEEAAPLAPAAKCPNRACSLM
- the LOC118269648 gene encoding uncharacterized protein LOC118269648 isoform X1; its protein translation is MSSRAWVTLATNDSYGLGALVLAHSLRRVGSSYPAVVLITPSVTDPMRERLGGVFAEVITVDVLDSQDAAHLALLQRPELGITFTKIHCWNLTQYEKCVFLDADTLVVQNCDELFEREQLSAAPDVGWPDCFNSGVFVFSPSVDTFTKLIAFAQERGSFDGGDQGLLNSFFSDWARGDINKHLPFLYNVTSAAFYSYLPALKHYGQNLKIIHFIGAAKPWLQQFNFESGSVDAPDHIRGFLQLWWDLFVGQVHSQLDTGMVEVADTHEGPPALPPHDVGQQFHYQPTPDPESEFTWHHPVTETKEEIRKKEIDITEFFDPWTIYRGHIPPNTKEEVSHHEELARIDDHEEIRKYAWEYQAQGPPPTYTEHNPNHDRQHYTDNWQHNIQHGHRQDQQQHQSHWHQEHDHNWGRHDNHNQNYDQHTHAHHSHDHHDQQGHHHDHHTHHSQDCHDHHSPVHYDHYGHHSQDQYVHHGHDHNDHHGDDNQHHHSHDNQHHHSHDHHYHHSSENYEHHNQGHYDHHSHQTHDYHHKSHDHYQQPTHITENTSHIQHIESVYRIDDQRHDHNYHDNSDTNAQNFHAIHKVLEQHVQEKKVKKRSRRRRLHRIDVYKERIMNGEVSGSESDVSEDIMPRHPYDGFYLRHRVTVDARGRKVCSHEVPPTPSPSPPPDSPVHDDLLLPEEEPIPMDTNVSDEQSGVAGNLARVLPGAAGQREALDELSRRQGWEAGNIDYMGADSFANIWAKISQTLSKPRTSPPKQSPPREATPQPAPEQVVVQSGEVVQEPVAEQVEVAKEAVPAESAAPAAEEAAPAPLLTSHWPAEPEPAPVETAPAPVEAAAPVEASPAPVEAAPAPVEAAPAPVEAAPAPVEAAPAPVEAAPAPVEAAPAPVEAAPAPVEAAPAPVEAAPAPAPVEAIPAPVEAAPAAAEAAVAPVEAAPAPVESAAAPAEVVPTTVEAVSAPAEAPVEAAPAAADVAEVPVTVEAVTPAEAPAPVAEVPVTVESAAPVEAAAPAQEPVAAPEVAPPSEVPVSVEAIVPEVSAPAVVAPAEAPAAAAVQSEAPKTPEAVNVAQKTEDSPVQSSPALSASDSPPLANTPSKEEAAPLAPAAKSEERRKPAGKLKLSPPAAADPLPTPDSELEDAAALASDIIARELLTPTVTAASPPVAESPAAPENSRLAVEEPEVPTPPVGAVSLAQIGVKVPPKGKSTTAAQIESSITETVTPPTPDAPTAPETPATPTPAPSPAQPSPPSDAPKKKIVKKVVKKDKEGAAGGDAPVPPPRKKEKKPKEK
- the LOC118269648 gene encoding glycogenin-2-like isoform X7 translates to MSSRAWVTLATNDSYGLGALVLAHSLRRVGSSYPAVVLITPSVTDPMRERLGGVFAEVITVDVLDSQDAAHLALLQRPELGITFTKIHCWNLTQYEKCVFLDADTLVVQNCDELFEREQLSAAPDVGWPDCFNSGVFVFSPSVDTFTKLIAFAQERGSFDGGDQGLLNSFFSDWARGDINKHLPFLYNVTSAAFYSYLPALKHYGQNLKIIHFIGAAKPWLQQFNFESGSVDAPDHIRGFLQLWWDLFVGQVHSQLDTGMSGVAGNLARVLPGAAGQREALDELSRRQGWEAGNIDYMGADSFANIWAKISQTLSKPRTSPPKQSPPREATPQPAPEQVVVQSGEVVQEPVAEQVEVAKEAVPAESAAPAAEEAAPAPLLTSHWPAEPEPAPVETAPAPVEAAAPVEASPAPVEAAPAPVEAAPAPVEAAPAPVEAAPAPVEAAPAPVEAAPAPVEAAPAPVEAAPAPVEAAPAPAPVEAIPAPVEAAPAAAEAAVAPVEAAPAPVESAAAPAEVVPTTVEAVSAPAEAPVEAAPAAADVAEVPVTVEAVTPAEAPAPVAEVPVTVESAAPVEAAAPAQEPVAAPEVAPPSEVPVSVEAIVPEVSAPAVVAPAEAPAAAAVQSEAPKTPEAVNVAQKTEDSPVQSSPALSASDSPPLANTPSKEEAAPLAPAAKSSEEAAQETRL
- the LOC118269648 gene encoding calphotin-like isoform X6 translates to MSSRAWVTLATNDSYGLGALVLAHSLRRVGSSYPAVVLITPSVTDPMRERLGGVFAEVITVDVLDSQDAAHLALLQRPELGITFTKIHCWNLTQYEKCVFLDADTLVVQNCDELFEREQLSAAPDVGWPDCFNSGVFVFSPSVDTFTKLIAFAQERGSFDGGDQGLLNSFFSDWARGDINKHLPFLYNVTSAAFYSYLPALKHYGQNLKIIHFIGAAKPWLQQFNFESGSVDAPDHIRGFLQLWWDLFVGQVHSQLDTGMSGVAGNLARVLPGAAGQREALDELSRRQGWEAGNIDYMGADSFANIWAKISQTLSKPRTSPPKQSPPREATPQPAPEQVVVQSGEVVQEPVAEQVEVAKEAVPAESAAPAAEEAAPAPLLTSHWPAEPEPAPVETAPAPVEAAAPVEASPAPVEAAPAPVEAAPAPVEAAPAPVEAAPAPVEAAPAPVEAAPAPVEAAPAPVEAAPAPVEAAPAPAPVEAIPAPVEAAPAAAEAAVAPVEAAPAPVESAAAPAEVVPTTVEAVSAPAEAPVEAAPAAADVAEVPVTVEAVTPAEAPAPVAEVPVTVESAAPVEAAAPAQEPVAAPEVAPPSEVPVSVEAIVPEVSAPAVVAPAEAPAAAAVQSEAPKTPEAVNVAQKTEDSPVQSSPALSASDSPPLANTPSKEEAAPLAPAAKSEERRKPAGKLKLSPPAAADPLPTPDSELEDAAALASDIIARELLTPTVTAASPPVAESPAAPENSRLAVEEPEVPTPPVGAVSLAQIGVKVPPKGKSTTAAQIESSITETVTPPTPDAPTAPETPATPTPAPSPAQPSPPSDAPKKKIVKKVVKKDKEGAAGGDAPVPPPRKKEKKPKEK